Proteins co-encoded in one Melanotaenia boesemani isolate fMelBoe1 chromosome 23, fMelBoe1.pri, whole genome shotgun sequence genomic window:
- the gpr85 gene encoding probable G protein-coupled receptor 85, with translation MIPPPSMANYSHAGDHTILQNVSPLATFLKLTSLGFIIGVGVVGNLLISILLVKDKSLHRAPYYFLLDLCASDILRSAICFPFVFTSVKNGSAWTYGTLTCKVIAFLGVLSCFHTAFMLFCVSVTRYLAIAHHRFYTKRLTFWTCLAVICMVWTLSVAMAFPPVLDVGTYSFIREEDQCTFQHRSFRANDSLGFMLLLALILLATQLVYLKLIFFVHDRRKMKPVQFVPAVSQNWTFHGPGASGQAAANWLAGFGRGPTPPTLLGIRQNSNAAGRRRLLVLDEFKTEKRISRMFYIMTFFFLALWGPYLVACYWRVFARGPVVPGGYLTAAVWMSFAQAGVNPFICIFSNRELRRCFSTTLLYCRKSRLPREPYCVI, from the coding sequence ATGATCCCTCCTCCATCTATGGCGAACTATAGCCATGCAGGAGACCACACCATCTTGCAGAATGTATCTCCTCTTGCCACGTTCCTCAAACTGACCTCTTTGGGTTTCATTATTGGAGTCGGTGTGGTAGGGAACCTCCTGATATCCATCCTGCTGGTCAAAGACAAGAGCCTTCACCGAGCACCCTACTATTTTCTGCTGGACCTGTGCGCCTCTGATATTCTGCGTTCTGCCATCTGCTTCCCCTTTGTCTTCACCTCAGTAAAGAATGGATCTGCCTGGACCTATGGTACACTGACCTGCAAAGTGATTGCCTTCCTGGGTGTGCTCTCCTGTTTCCACACAGCTTTCATGCTGTTTTGTGTCAGTGTCACTCGCTACCTGGCCATTGCACATCACCGTTTCTACACCAAGAGGCTGACTTTCTGGACGTGTTTAGCTGTCATCTGCATGGTATGGACGTTGTCGGTGGCGATGGCGTTCCCGCCGGTTCTAGACGTAGGGACGTACTCTTTTATCCGAGAGGAGGACCAGTGCACATTTCAGCACCGTTCCTTCAGGGCAAATGATTCACTGGGCTTCATGCTCCTGCTGGCACTTATCCTCCTGGCCACACAGCTGGTTTACCTCAAACTCATTTTCTTTGTCCACGACCGTCGAAAGATGAAGCCTGTCCAGTTTGTGCCTGCCGTCAGCCAGAACTGGACCTTCCATGGGCCAGGTGCCAGCGGACAGGCAGCCGCCAACTGGCTGGCTGGATTTGGTCGAGGCCCCACCCCACCTACTTTGCTAGGCATCCGACAAAACAGCAACGCAGCAGGCCGCAGGCGTCTATTAGTATTGGATGAATTCAAAACAGAGAAGAGGATTAGTAGAATGTTCTACATCATGACGTTTTTCTTCCTGGCTCTATGGGGGCCCTACCTGGTTGCGTGTTACTGGCGGGTTTTTGCAAGGGGCCCTGTAGTTCCTGGAGGCTACCTGACAGCGGCCGTATGGATGAGCTTTGCCCAAGCTGGGGTCAATCCCTTCATCTGCATCTTCTCCAACAGGGAGCTTCGGCGCTGCTTCAGCACCACACTCCTCTACTGCAGAAAATCCAGGTTACCAAGGGAACCCTACTGCGTTATATGA